CGtcaaaactatcaaagaaataGAAAATGAGAGCGGAGAACAAAGATTTTATATAGTTGaccttttttttgctttttttgtgATGTAAAAAGAGGCTGAGTGGATTAAACCACAGAATTTATTGATAAAGAGAAGTTACATGTAACTTTTACTTCTGTACAGAAGTTCTTCTGTATGGAAGAAAGATTTTACTCTTCTGTTCAGAAGGAATTTACAGAGTGGATAATTGACTTAAAACTTTGGTTTGTCGCCCTTCATTGTTTTTTGCacgtttttctttcttctttcatttttttttagctGAGGAACTGAGTGCAGACATGAGTACGTCCTCAACTATTAGGTCATTAGAGCAGCATCCCCCATTATTCACTCAACAAATAATGTCATGATAAGATTTAACGTGTTTGGCTGGTGTTAAAGCACTAAAGCTTGTCACATCTACTTTCTGAAGGCATTTTGACAAGTACAAACTTTTCTTCCTTTCCTAATCATTTTTTATCTTGCGGTTTGATGGTTAATAAGAAACTTGTGGCGGGCAAAGGCACTACAACGGTCAGTATGCGAACTAGACGACCATCATGATCACAAATAAGTTGTGGTACTTTGCCTTCGTGATCATGAGCGGTTTGGCGAGTTATTTGTAGAATTTTGGGCTTAGGCCTTCTTGTAATAGCTATTATGTACATGTTGAGGTCATCATAACTAAGAATGgaacttactttttttttttttttgatgaaaagaacAGAACATACCTGACCACCTCGATGACTATGTTTAAGACGCTAAAGTTCAAGGGATCTTCGGAGAGCCTCTTCCTCTCTGTGATGCAGATGATGATGACAAAGATGGCTAAGCATGCGAGCTCCGGGAGAATCAAGTTTTGCACAAGGTTTTTTCTCTTGCTGCCACCTTCCTTACGCTCTGAAGGCCCATCATCATCTCCTAAAGGAATAAAAGAAGTATAAAAAGGAAGGTACCTGAAATGAACATCGATAATTAAGAATTAGCAAGAATGAATAGCTAAAATAATTAGCATAGCTATCAAACAGCTAATGATTCACATCATCTTTCGGTTCATCTTTCAGTAGTAAACATGTTACAAACATCTATGTGCGCGAGGTAGCTAGTGACCCAATCACGCGTGCCATATGAGATTGATTGGTCCATAAGTTTTGAGCCCCATCTAGAGTACAAGTATAATCGTCTTTTGACCTACCACTACAAACTCGTTGGTGGTGTGCAACTCATTGCCTGACACGTAACCCATGTTGAAATGAGTCCCTATCCATTCTTGTGAATACTAAGTGGgtggaccaaaaaaaaaaaaaaaagcctaagtGAGTATCACACAGTTCTCCACTTCACTGTATGCTGTTGGCCATCACGGGTAAAGGAACATAAAAGAGAAAATGGAAGCAAAGATTACATACATCATGACCACGTAGAGCACCAAGATGGCTGGCGAGATGATGGAGAGATCAACAATGGTCTCGCCGGCGTGCCGCGAGTTAACCGACTGAAAGAGTGAGGCCAGGATCTTCCGGTATGGGCTCAGCCCATCCAAGCCCTCAGACCTCCATTCGAAGCAGCAGAAGAGTATGAGTTGGACCATCACAAACCCAAGCACATTGAGGGCATGTAGCACTGCACGACGGCCGGGGAGCAAGTGATCAAACCCTATCTCTCGTTGATTCTTCGCCATAAAATCGAACTCTCGCCTCTTTGAATGCTTCTCGAAGACCAATATGACCAACCTTAAGAATGAAGGGAACATGGTGTTCCCCGCGAGGATCTGCACTATGATCAATAGAAGAAGTCCGGAACCATTCTTAAACACCATCATGTTCTCGTTGGTTGGAATGAAGCCGCAGTTGGTGAAGGAAGAAACCGTAGTGAAGATGGAGAAGGTGTGGAAATGGATCCCTTTGCCATCAAGCACAGCTCTTGCACTTGGAACGAGGCTTACATACGCTAAGATAAGCACATAGCCAACGATCTGAACTGCTAAGAGATAACCCAACACCACAAATCCCAGTTGCTTTATAGAACTGTACCTCAAGTACCCCGAGCCACTCTCGGGACTAATTGCACCGGAGTCCACCGTCCCGAGCTCAGGTTGGTCGGAGTCATTGGCAAGTTCTTTGGAGCTCATGAGTTCTATGTTAGCTTTATTATATGGAGTTTCCTTCTTCTCGAGCTTGATCCTGGTGAACTGAAGACCGACCATGGAAATGAACACCTCCCCACCTAGTAGCATGAGAAGAGTTAATATCATAAGCTGGGAGTTAGAGAAAGCCTCCATTTCGACAGTGTCCACGCTCGACACAGTGTTCGCGGAAACCGCCATGAAGAACAAGTCCAAGTCCTTCGGCTTATTTCTCGCCGCATCTCGCATGGGCAAAATCTTTAAAAGTAGGAAACCAAttgaagaaacaaagaagaagtAGCAGAGTTGAATCCATAATGGGTTTGCATGGAAGAGTAGAAACTGATAAATAGATGCGGTAAATTCACGGAAAGAGCTGATGAAATTAGAAGGTGGTCGTATGTGCAGTGGGCTATGAAGCCTTTTACTGTGAACAGGAACGATTTCCATTCAAGTAGGTCGAGCTTGTTAAAGTGGACGGAGTGCTTGAAAAGGAGTTGGGTTTCATGTTCTGTGCTATGGGAGGCGAAGAAGCATATATAGATCGAGAAAGCAATAAAGGAAGAGCCATTGCTTTCTTGAGTGCCGATTTCATCTTCAAAGATGGAtcgtcttcttttcttttctctttaccGAAGCAATATTAATGGTGGAAGCAACTTCATCCGAATGATCTGTTGCTGCTCTACTCTGATGCCAGTGGAGCCGCAAAAGCAAGAGAAAATGCTAAAACAATACGGATGGTTGGCTATCACGTCAGGGCACCAGCGGGATCTATCCAATGGGGAATGTAACCACGATCACcaaaatttcatgcaaaccaaGTGACCACACCTGTCCTCTTTGCTTAGAGTACGGCTACTCATCCCCTCCTCCATCCCCGCTTAGTTTTACATCCTATGTGTCAGTTCAGGATTGGGTGCTCATTCGTTGCCGCATGAGGTGAC
Above is a genomic segment from Elaeis guineensis isolate ETL-2024a chromosome 1, EG11, whole genome shotgun sequence containing:
- the LOC105039416 gene encoding cation transporter HKT1;5 — protein: MEIVPVHSKRLHSPLHIRPPSNFISSFREFTASIYQFLLFHANPLWIQLCYFFFVSSIGFLLLKILPMRDAARNKPKDLDLFFMAVSANTVSSVDTVEMEAFSNSQLMILTLLMLLGGEVFISMVGLQFTRIKLEKKETPYNKANIELMSSKELANDSDQPELGTVDSGAISPESGSGYLRYSSIKQLGFVVLGYLLAVQIVGYVLILAYVSLVPSARAVLDGKGIHFHTFSIFTTVSSFTNCGFIPTNENMMVFKNGSGLLLLIIVQILAGNTMFPSFLRLVILVFEKHSKRREFDFMAKNQREIGFDHLLPGRRAVLHALNVLGFVMVQLILFCCFEWRSEGLDGLSPYRKILASLFQSVNSRHAGETIVDLSIISPAILVLYVVMMYLPFYTSFIPLGDDDGPSERKEGGSKRKNLVQNLILPELACLAIFVIIICITERKRLSEDPLNFSVLNIVIEVVSAYGNVGFSTGYGCERQLKPIGQCEDTWVGFSGKWSAKGKLTLMAVMLFGRLKKFSMVGGKAWKLG